One Pirellulales bacterium DNA segment encodes these proteins:
- a CDS encoding lysophospholipid acyltransferase family protein, with product MSGTVWLAIVVLLLVLIGLPILFTIRVMRRWRLTFCQTILLHGLNTFLNRILWRTKVNRPLPIADGQGAIIIANHRSSFDPMFIAMTTGRLLHWMVAREYCVDWRLGWFFRLFGQIPAGRGGVDSAAIKHAIRLASAGELVGMLPEGRINETGAFLLPGRPGSVLVALKARVPIVPCYIEGAPYGGILGPFVRPAHVRVMVGDPIDLSEYYDRQKDPEMMAELTKRCLAAIAKLAGRDDYVPEVAGRRWSPHLDEMAE from the coding sequence ATGTCTGGCACCGTTTGGCTGGCGATTGTCGTGCTGCTATTGGTGCTCATTGGCCTGCCGATTCTGTTTACCATTCGCGTCATGCGGCGGTGGCGGCTGACGTTTTGCCAGACGATTTTGCTCCACGGATTGAATACATTTTTGAACCGCATCCTGTGGCGGACCAAGGTGAATCGGCCGCTGCCGATCGCCGACGGCCAAGGGGCGATCATCATCGCCAATCACAGGAGCAGTTTCGATCCGATGTTCATCGCCATGACGACCGGCCGGCTCCTGCATTGGATGGTGGCCCGCGAGTACTGCGTCGATTGGCGGCTCGGCTGGTTCTTTCGCCTATTCGGGCAGATTCCGGCCGGCCGCGGCGGCGTCGATTCGGCGGCAATCAAGCACGCGATCCGGCTGGCATCGGCAGGAGAATTGGTCGGCATGCTGCCGGAAGGGCGAATCAACGAGACCGGCGCATTCCTGTTGCCCGGCCGGCCGGGATCGGTGCTCGTGGCCCTGAAAGCGCGGGTGCCGATCGTGCCCTGCTATATCGAAGGGGCCCCGTACGGCGGCATCTTGGGACCGTTCGTTCGGCCGGCGCATGTTCGTGTAATGGTCGGCGATCCGATCGATCTTTCGGAGTATTACGACCGGCAAAAGGATCCCGAGATGATGGCCGAGCTCACGAAACGGTGTCTTGCGGCGATCGCGAAACTGGCCGGCCGAGACGATTACGTGCCGGAAGTAGCCGGCCGCCGCTGGTCGCCGCATCTGGATGAAATGGCCGAATGA